A window of the Parambassis ranga chromosome 17, fParRan2.1, whole genome shotgun sequence genome harbors these coding sequences:
- the LOC114450414 gene encoding probable cation-transporting ATPase 13A3 isoform X1: MKTKEVEIINQGLEDEMEVWGYQPCLWKMILVCVGAVCSGGLLLLLLYWLPEWAVKGTCTHTSLKNAHTLLLRTTDEFKQWFRAKVHVISAPGKKPFNDLDLQSETQLPNRDHSVGEDHGKCCQRQPAQIQYFTHHSTKYYWNDVIHNFESYKGLEDVNVSCASIHSEHSSGLSKALQDYRRSFFGENEIAVRVPSLFKLLIKEVLNPFYIFQLFSVILWSVEDYYYYASAIVLMSAISIATSLYTIKKQYVMLHDMVAAHSVVRVSVCRGNKDIEQAMSTELVPGDVIIIPPNGLIMPCDAVLFHGTCIVNESMLTGESVPVTKTSLPSSGEEAAMSYSLEEHKKHTLFCGTHVIQTRFYAGEMVKAVVVRTGFSTEKGQLVRSILYPKPTDFKLYRDAYLFLLCLVGVAGIGFIYTIVLSIMNKVPAKTIITESLDIITITVPPALPAAMTAGIVYAQRRLKRAGIFCISPQRINMCGQLNVVCFDKTGTLTEDGLDLWGIQRAEDGSFSAPESEAAKESLVNTPFVACMATCHSLTKIEGELSGDPLDLKMFNATGWILEEPTEEETALHNPIMPTVVRPPKHTGPEANQNNLMTQNMELLELSSCEIGIVRQFPFSSALQRMSVVVRRLGEKHMVTFLKGAPEVVASLCKQHTVPQSFTETLETYTRQGFRVIALAHRQLESKLSWHKVQSLSRDLIETNMEFLGLIIMQNKIKQETAGVLRELREANIRTLMVTGDNMLTAISVARDCGMVRPYEKVIIADAVPPRDFQPASITWTYTENPAQTVNNQTVEINLDEGMYHFAVSGRAFAVITEHFPQLVQKLVLRATVFARMAPDQKTQLVEVLQSIDYTVGMCGDGANDCGALKRAHSGISLSELEASVASPFTSSTSNISCVPNLIREGRAALITSFCVFKFMALYSIIQYLSVTLLYSILSNLGDFQFLFIDVAIILIIAFTMSLNPAWKELVWRRPPSSLISGPLLCSVLTQILTCLVFQVLAFLLVRQQSWYEIWTPQSDACNVSRSSVSHSFNVTSPHDHKNIRNYENTTLFYVSSFQYLAVAIVFSKGKPFRQPSYKNWPFMLSCMGLYSFLLFIMLYPVSAIDNFLEIVCVPHDWRVTLVVIVIVNAAVSFLLEMLILDIILWKLVFKGNQGAKRPTESSSVDASQLANERLGSSFLSWLFCRRNKPPRTLYRLLALEMQEDATWPPKPSTVTYASDPQSHISAPP; this comes from the exons ATGAAGACGAAAGAAGTAGAAATCATCAACCAGGGCCTGGAGGATGAAATG GAGGTGTGGGGTTACCAGCCCTGTCTGTGGAAGATGAtcctggtgtgtgtgggtgctgtCTGCTCCGGTGGTctcttgctgctgcttctctatTGGCTGCCTGAGTGGGCTGTCAAAggcacctgcacacacacctctctaaAGAACGCACACACGCTCCTGCTTAGGACCACG GATGAGTTTAAGCAGTGGTTTCGAGCAAAAGTACACGTGATTTCGGCTCCGGGTAAGAAACCCTTCAATGATTTGGACCTGCAGTCCGAAACTCAGCTGCCAAACAGAGACCACAGTGTCGGTGAGGATCATGGGAAGTGTTGCCAGAGGCAGCCTGCACAG ATCCAGTACTTCACCCACCACAGCACTAAATACTACTGGAATGATGTGATACATAACTTTGAGTCATACAA AGGCCTAGAGGATGTGAATGTGAGCTGCGCAAGCATCCACTCTGAGCACAGCTCCGGGCTTTCTAAAGCGCTGCAGGACTACAG GAGGTCATTTTTTGGGGAGAATGAGATTGCTGTGAGAGTGCCGTCTCTGTTCAAGCTCCTCATAAAGGAG GTCTTGAACCCTTTTTACATCTTCCAGCTCTTCAGTGTGATACTGTGGAGTGTTGAGGACTACTATTATTATGCTTCAGCCATAGTTTTAATGTCTGCCATTTCAATAGCTACCTCATTGTATACCATTAAAAAG caataTGTGATGCTCCATGACATGGTGGCAGCACACAGCGTGGTCCGTGTTTCAGTGTGCAGAGGAAATAAAG ACATTGAACAGGCCATGTCCACTGAGCTTGTGCCTGGTGATGTCATCATTATTCCACCAAATGGGTTGATAATGCCCTGCGACGCCGTGCTCTTCCATGGAACCTGCATAGTGAACGAAAGCATGCTAACAG GTGAGAGTGTACCAGTCACCAAAACTAGTCTGCCCAGCTCAGGAGAGGAGGCCGCCATGAGCTACAGCCTGGAGGAACATAAGAAGCACACCCTGTTCTGTGGCACCCACGTCATCCAGACCCGCTTCTATGCCGGTGAAATGGTGAAGGCTGTTGTAGTCAGAACAG GTTTTAGTACAGAGAAGGGCCAGCTGGTGCGCTCCATCCTCTACCCTAAACCCACAGATTTCAAGCTGTACCGCGATGCCTACCTGTTCCTGCTGTGTCTGGTGGGGGTGGCAGGCATCGGCTTCATCTACACCATCGTCCTCAGTATCATGAACAAG GTCCCGGCTAAAACCATCATCACCGAGTCGCTGGACATTATCACCATCACCGTGCCACCAGCCTTACCAGCAGCCATGACAGCCGGTATTGTGTACGCACAGCGGCGTCTGAAGCGTGCTGGCATCTTCTGCATCAGCCCCCAGAGGATCAACATGTGTGGGCAGCTGAACGTGGTTTGTTTTGACAAG ACTGGCACTCTGACAGAGGACGGTCTGGACCTGTGGGGTATTCAGAGGGCTGAAGATGGCAG CTTTTCTGCACCAGAGTCTGAGGCCGCTAAAGAGAGTCTGGTGAACACTCCATTTGTGGCCTGCATGGCAACCTGCCACTCACTCACCAAGATAGAAGGAGAGCTCTCTGGTGACCCTTTAGACCTCAAGATGTTCAACGCCACAGGCTGG ATCCTGGAAGAGCCCACAGAGGAAGAGACTGCACTCCACAATCCAATAATGCCCACAGTGGTACGACCTCCAAAGCACACCGGCCCCGAAGCCAATCAGAACAATCTAATGACTCAGAACATG GAGCTTTTGGAATTATCA TCCTGTGAGATTGGTATTGTGCGTCAGTTCCCCTTCTCCTCAGCACTGCAGAGAATGAGTGTGGTCGTGAGGAGGCTAGGGGAAAAACACATGGTCACCTTCCTCAAAGGGGCGCCTGAGGTCGTGGCCAGCCTCtgcaaacagcacacag TCCCACAGAGTTTCACAGAGACTCTGGAGACCTACACTAGGCAGGGCTTCAGGGTTATTGCCCTGGCACATCGACAGCTGGAGTCCAAACTCTCCTGGCACAAAGTCCAGAGCCTCAGCAG AGACCTGATCGAGACCAACATGGAGTTCCTTGGTCTGATCATCATGCAGaacaaaattaaacaggagacaGCTGGTGTTTTGCGTGAATTACGAGAAGCTAACATCCGCACTTTGATGGTCACAG gAGACAACATGTTGACGGCGATATCGGTGGCTAGAGACTGTGGGATGGTCCGTCCGTATGAGAAGGTCATTATAGCAGATGCTGTACCTCCCAGAGATTTCCAGCCTGCCAGTATTACCTGGACTTACACTGAAAACCCTGCTCAGACTGTCAACAACCAG ACTGTGGAGATAAACCTGGATGAGGGCATGTATCACTTTGCTGTGAGTGGCAGAGCCTTCGCTGTTATCACTGAGCACTTCCCTCAGCTGGTCCAGAAG CTTGTGCTGAGAGCCACTGTGTTTGCTCGCATGGCTCCGGACCAGAAGACTCAGCTGGTGGAAGTCCTGCAGAGCATCGA TTACACTGTTGGGATGTGTGGTGATGGTGCTAATGACTGTGGA gCTCTAAAGAGAGCTCACAGTGGGATTTCTCTGTCAGAGCTGGAGGCCTCGGTGGCTTCACCCTTCACATCCTCCACCTCAAACATCTCCTGTGTCCCAAACCTCATCAG GGAGGGGCGGGCTGCCCTCATCACATCATTCTGTGTGTTCAAGTTCATGGCTCTCTACAGCATCATCCAGTACCTCAGTGTCACTCTGCTCTACTCT ATCCTAAGCAACTTGGGAGACTTTCAGTTTCTCTTCATTGACGTCGCCATCATTCTCATCATTGCCTTTACAA TGAGTCTGAACCCAGCGTGGAAGGAGCTGGTGTGGCGTCGCCCACCGTCCAGTCTGATCTCCGGTCCACTGCTCTGCTCAGTTCTAACCCAGATCCTCACCTGCCTGGTGTTCCAGGTCCTGGCTTTTCTCTTGGTACGGCAGCAAAGCTGGTACGAGATATGGACGCCTCAGTCAGA TGCCTGTAATGTTTCCAGGTCCAGTGTCTCACACAGCTTCAATGTAACAAGCCCACACGACCATAAAAACATCAGGAACTATGAAAACACCACCCTCTTCTACGTCTCCTCCTTCCAGTATTTGGCTGTCGCCATTGTGTTCTCCAAGGGAAAACCGTTCAGACAGCCAAGCTACAAGAACT GGCCGTTCATGCTGTCCTGCATGGGGCTGTactcttttctcctcttcatcatgttGTATCCTGTTTCTGCCATCGACAACTTCCTGGAG ATTGTGTGCGTTCCCCATGACTGGCGTGTTACTCTGGTTGTCATTGTGATAGTGAATGCGGCTGTGTCGTT
- the LOC114450414 gene encoding probable cation-transporting ATPase 13A3 isoform X2: MKTKEVEIINQGLEDEMEVWGYQPCLWKMILVCVGAVCSGGLLLLLLYWLPEWAVKGTCTHTSLKNAHTLLLRTTDEFKQWFRAKVHVISAPGKKPFNDLDLQSETQLPNRDHSVGEDHGKCCQRQPAQIQYFTHHSTKYYWNDVIHNFESYKGLEDVNVSCASIHSEHSSGLSKALQDYRRSFFGENEIAVRVPSLFKLLIKEVLNPFYIFQLFSVILWSVEDYYYYASAIVLMSAISIATSLYTIKKQYVMLHDMVAAHSVVRVSVCRGNKDIEQAMSTELVPGDVIIIPPNGLIMPCDAVLFHGTCIVNESMLTGESVPVTKTSLPSSGEEAAMSYSLEEHKKHTLFCGTHVIQTRFYAGEMVKAVVVRTGFSTEKGQLVRSILYPKPTDFKLYRDAYLFLLCLVGVAGIGFIYTIVLSIMNKVPAKTIITESLDIITITVPPALPAAMTAGIVYAQRRLKRAGIFCISPQRINMCGQLNVVCFDKTGTLTEDGLDLWGIQRAEDGSFSAPESEAAKESLVNTPFVACMATCHSLTKIEGELSGDPLDLKMFNATGWILEEPTEEETALHNPIMPTVVRPPKHTGPEANQNNLMTQNMELLELSSCEIGIVRQFPFSSALQRMSVVVRRLGEKHMVTFLKGAPEVVASLCKQHTVPQSFTETLETYTRQGFRVIALAHRQLESKLSWHKVQSLSRDLIETNMEFLGLIIMQNKIKQETAGVLRELREANIRTLMVTGDNMLTAISVARDCGMVRPYEKVIIADAVPPRDFQPASITWTYTENPAQTVNNQTVEINLDEGMYHFAVSGRAFAVITEHFPQLVQKLVLRATVFARMAPDQKTQLVEVLQSIDYTVGMCGDGANDCGALKRAHSGISLSELEASVASPFTSSTSNISCVPNLIREGRAALITSFCVFKFMALYSIIQYLSVTLLYSILSNLGDFQFLFIDVAIILIIAFTMSLNPAWKELVWRRPPSSLISGPLLCSVLTQILTCLVFQVLAFLLVRQQSWYEIWTPQSDACNVSRSSVSHSFNVTSPHDHKNIRNYENTTLFYVSSFQYLAVAIVFSKGKPFRQPSYKNWPFMLSCMGLYSFLLFIMLYPVSAIDNFLEIVCVPHDWRVTLVVIVIVNAAVSFLLELANERLGSSFLSWLFCRRNKPPRTLYRLLALEMQEDATWPPKPSTVTYASDPQSHISAPP, translated from the exons ATGAAGACGAAAGAAGTAGAAATCATCAACCAGGGCCTGGAGGATGAAATG GAGGTGTGGGGTTACCAGCCCTGTCTGTGGAAGATGAtcctggtgtgtgtgggtgctgtCTGCTCCGGTGGTctcttgctgctgcttctctatTGGCTGCCTGAGTGGGCTGTCAAAggcacctgcacacacacctctctaaAGAACGCACACACGCTCCTGCTTAGGACCACG GATGAGTTTAAGCAGTGGTTTCGAGCAAAAGTACACGTGATTTCGGCTCCGGGTAAGAAACCCTTCAATGATTTGGACCTGCAGTCCGAAACTCAGCTGCCAAACAGAGACCACAGTGTCGGTGAGGATCATGGGAAGTGTTGCCAGAGGCAGCCTGCACAG ATCCAGTACTTCACCCACCACAGCACTAAATACTACTGGAATGATGTGATACATAACTTTGAGTCATACAA AGGCCTAGAGGATGTGAATGTGAGCTGCGCAAGCATCCACTCTGAGCACAGCTCCGGGCTTTCTAAAGCGCTGCAGGACTACAG GAGGTCATTTTTTGGGGAGAATGAGATTGCTGTGAGAGTGCCGTCTCTGTTCAAGCTCCTCATAAAGGAG GTCTTGAACCCTTTTTACATCTTCCAGCTCTTCAGTGTGATACTGTGGAGTGTTGAGGACTACTATTATTATGCTTCAGCCATAGTTTTAATGTCTGCCATTTCAATAGCTACCTCATTGTATACCATTAAAAAG caataTGTGATGCTCCATGACATGGTGGCAGCACACAGCGTGGTCCGTGTTTCAGTGTGCAGAGGAAATAAAG ACATTGAACAGGCCATGTCCACTGAGCTTGTGCCTGGTGATGTCATCATTATTCCACCAAATGGGTTGATAATGCCCTGCGACGCCGTGCTCTTCCATGGAACCTGCATAGTGAACGAAAGCATGCTAACAG GTGAGAGTGTACCAGTCACCAAAACTAGTCTGCCCAGCTCAGGAGAGGAGGCCGCCATGAGCTACAGCCTGGAGGAACATAAGAAGCACACCCTGTTCTGTGGCACCCACGTCATCCAGACCCGCTTCTATGCCGGTGAAATGGTGAAGGCTGTTGTAGTCAGAACAG GTTTTAGTACAGAGAAGGGCCAGCTGGTGCGCTCCATCCTCTACCCTAAACCCACAGATTTCAAGCTGTACCGCGATGCCTACCTGTTCCTGCTGTGTCTGGTGGGGGTGGCAGGCATCGGCTTCATCTACACCATCGTCCTCAGTATCATGAACAAG GTCCCGGCTAAAACCATCATCACCGAGTCGCTGGACATTATCACCATCACCGTGCCACCAGCCTTACCAGCAGCCATGACAGCCGGTATTGTGTACGCACAGCGGCGTCTGAAGCGTGCTGGCATCTTCTGCATCAGCCCCCAGAGGATCAACATGTGTGGGCAGCTGAACGTGGTTTGTTTTGACAAG ACTGGCACTCTGACAGAGGACGGTCTGGACCTGTGGGGTATTCAGAGGGCTGAAGATGGCAG CTTTTCTGCACCAGAGTCTGAGGCCGCTAAAGAGAGTCTGGTGAACACTCCATTTGTGGCCTGCATGGCAACCTGCCACTCACTCACCAAGATAGAAGGAGAGCTCTCTGGTGACCCTTTAGACCTCAAGATGTTCAACGCCACAGGCTGG ATCCTGGAAGAGCCCACAGAGGAAGAGACTGCACTCCACAATCCAATAATGCCCACAGTGGTACGACCTCCAAAGCACACCGGCCCCGAAGCCAATCAGAACAATCTAATGACTCAGAACATG GAGCTTTTGGAATTATCA TCCTGTGAGATTGGTATTGTGCGTCAGTTCCCCTTCTCCTCAGCACTGCAGAGAATGAGTGTGGTCGTGAGGAGGCTAGGGGAAAAACACATGGTCACCTTCCTCAAAGGGGCGCCTGAGGTCGTGGCCAGCCTCtgcaaacagcacacag TCCCACAGAGTTTCACAGAGACTCTGGAGACCTACACTAGGCAGGGCTTCAGGGTTATTGCCCTGGCACATCGACAGCTGGAGTCCAAACTCTCCTGGCACAAAGTCCAGAGCCTCAGCAG AGACCTGATCGAGACCAACATGGAGTTCCTTGGTCTGATCATCATGCAGaacaaaattaaacaggagacaGCTGGTGTTTTGCGTGAATTACGAGAAGCTAACATCCGCACTTTGATGGTCACAG gAGACAACATGTTGACGGCGATATCGGTGGCTAGAGACTGTGGGATGGTCCGTCCGTATGAGAAGGTCATTATAGCAGATGCTGTACCTCCCAGAGATTTCCAGCCTGCCAGTATTACCTGGACTTACACTGAAAACCCTGCTCAGACTGTCAACAACCAG ACTGTGGAGATAAACCTGGATGAGGGCATGTATCACTTTGCTGTGAGTGGCAGAGCCTTCGCTGTTATCACTGAGCACTTCCCTCAGCTGGTCCAGAAG CTTGTGCTGAGAGCCACTGTGTTTGCTCGCATGGCTCCGGACCAGAAGACTCAGCTGGTGGAAGTCCTGCAGAGCATCGA TTACACTGTTGGGATGTGTGGTGATGGTGCTAATGACTGTGGA gCTCTAAAGAGAGCTCACAGTGGGATTTCTCTGTCAGAGCTGGAGGCCTCGGTGGCTTCACCCTTCACATCCTCCACCTCAAACATCTCCTGTGTCCCAAACCTCATCAG GGAGGGGCGGGCTGCCCTCATCACATCATTCTGTGTGTTCAAGTTCATGGCTCTCTACAGCATCATCCAGTACCTCAGTGTCACTCTGCTCTACTCT ATCCTAAGCAACTTGGGAGACTTTCAGTTTCTCTTCATTGACGTCGCCATCATTCTCATCATTGCCTTTACAA TGAGTCTGAACCCAGCGTGGAAGGAGCTGGTGTGGCGTCGCCCACCGTCCAGTCTGATCTCCGGTCCACTGCTCTGCTCAGTTCTAACCCAGATCCTCACCTGCCTGGTGTTCCAGGTCCTGGCTTTTCTCTTGGTACGGCAGCAAAGCTGGTACGAGATATGGACGCCTCAGTCAGA TGCCTGTAATGTTTCCAGGTCCAGTGTCTCACACAGCTTCAATGTAACAAGCCCACACGACCATAAAAACATCAGGAACTATGAAAACACCACCCTCTTCTACGTCTCCTCCTTCCAGTATTTGGCTGTCGCCATTGTGTTCTCCAAGGGAAAACCGTTCAGACAGCCAAGCTACAAGAACT GGCCGTTCATGCTGTCCTGCATGGGGCTGTactcttttctcctcttcatcatgttGTATCCTGTTTCTGCCATCGACAACTTCCTGGAG ATTGTGTGCGTTCCCCATGACTGGCGTGTTACTCTGGTTGTCATTGTGATAGTGAATGCGGCTGTGTCGTT
- the LOC114450443 gene encoding nucleolin-like: MATRRSKRQSKVGKAEEEEDTVKTRENTETVSSREQTVNITSTKSAELEMKQEEEEGCEEQASQMNIEVKGNTCTVTVSWEKKNEERNGEDTEQMTSAEKEEKTLKSSPADAVDYTEETPNQAADIDMEKAEEEECQKDSVTKDTETVPCEKTRKKTRVTTKRKTDPAPETSPSKKTKLINDGLSLFVGNLNNSKTQEEVKSSLQNYFIEQGVLFQDIRLGRTRKHALIDVVSEMDMTKALKLNGEVILEKPVLITRARVRSTDKVKAKAPPLDKKVKDGRCLFLKNVPYNATKKDILKVFRKAVAVRFPGGTEGPSQGIAFVEFKNKITAQKVRQRKQGVKIQGRVLIVSGVGEANMSAVTKSKADDNKGKAAAPSNILFVRNLPHTVREKDLKNAFQKAVGISIPRSNGKRRGFAFVEFASVADAEKALQASQNIKVCQKEVKVEFSENAKPDKEKVSKTLIVMGLAERTTADTLKCAFEGALSARVAVDRETGVSKRFGFVEFENEETSKAVKEDMEDCEIDGSKVMVAYAKAKGEKGQGAKRQSAGPTAGRGGRRLGAVTLQAAVKEVNRKN; this comes from the exons ATG GCTACAAGACGTAGTAAAAGACAAAGCAAAGTGGGCAaagctgaagaagaggaggacactgTTAAAACAA GAGAAAACACTGAGACCGTCTCTTCAAGGGAACAAACAGTCAACATCACATCCACTAAAAGCGCAGAATTGGAGATgaaacaagaggaagaggagggctgtGAGGAGCAAG CTTCTCAGATGAACATAGAAGTAAAGGGAAACACCTGCACGGTGACTGTGTCCTGGGAGAAGAAGAATGAAGAAAGAAACGGTGAGGACACCGAACAGATGACCAGTGCAG aaaaagaagaaaagactcTGAAAAGCTCTCCAGCTGATGCAGTTGACTACACTGAAGAAACTCCCAACCAGGCTGCAGACATAGACATGGAAAAAGCTGAAGAAGAAG aatgcCAAAAGGACAGTGTCACTAAAGACACTGAAACTGTACCCTGTGAGAAGACTAGGAAAAAGACAAGGG TAACAACTAAAAGGAAGACAGACCCTGCACCAGAGACCTCTccatcaaagaaaacaaagcttATTAATGATG GTCTTTCCCTTTTCGTTGGCAATCTGAACAACTctaaaacacaagaggaagtcaAAAGTTCGTTACAAAATTACTTCATAGAGCAGGGTGTCCTGTTTCAAGACATCCGTTTAGGCCGGACCAG GAAACACGCTTTGATAGATGTGGTCTCAGAGATGGACATGACCAAAGCCTTGAAGCTGAATGGAGAGGTGATCCTTGAAAAGCCAGTGTTGATCACCAGAGCAAGAGTCAGGAGTACAGACAAAGTAAAAGCAAAGGCTCCTCCACTGGACAAAAAAG TCAAAGATGGCAGATGCTTGTTTCTGAAGAACGTGCCGTACAACGCAACAAAGAAAGACATTCTGAAAGTCTTCCGAAAGGCTGTTGCTGTCAGGTTTCCTGGTGGAACTGAGGGCCCGAGCCAAGG CATTGCCTTTGTGGagttcaaaaataaaataactgctCAGAAAGTCCGGCAGAGAAAACAAGGAGTGAAGATCCAAGGCCGGGTTTTGATCGTGAGCGGTGTAGGAGAAGCAAATATGTCTGCAGTCACCAAATCTAAGGCTGATGACAACAAGGGAAAAG ctgcagctccaaGTAACATCTTATTTGTGAGAAATCTGCCTCATACTGTGAGAGAAAAGGACCTGAAGAATGCCTTTCAGAAAGCAGTCGGTATCAGCATACCTCGAAGCAATGGCAAACGAAGAGG ATTTGCATTTGTGGAGTTTGCCTCCGTGGCAGATGCTGAAAAGGCCCTGCAGGCATCCCAGAATATTAAAGTCTGCCAAAAAGAAGTCAAAGTAGAATTCAGTGAAAATGCAAAGCCAGACAAAGAAAAAG TCTCTAAAACACTGATTGTGATGGGCCTCGCCGAGAGGACGACCGCAGACACACTCAAATGTGCCTTCGAAGGAGCCCTCAGTGCACGAGTCGCTGTAGATAGAGAGACAGGAGTTTCAAAGAG GTTTGGCTTTGTGGAATTTGAGAATGAGGAAACTTCCAAAGCTGTCAAAGAAGACATGGAGGACTGTGAGATAGACGGCAGCAAAGTGATGGTGGCTTATGCAAAAGCCAAAGGGGAAAAAGGTCAAGGCGCCAAAAGACAATCTGCAGGTCCAACAGCTGGCAGAGGAG GAAGACGACTTGGAGCTGtcacactgcaggctgctgtTAAAGAAGTGAACCGCAAAAACTAA
- the gk5 gene encoding glycerol kinase 5, whose protein sequence is MGSQRNGYKKERFILSVDIGTSSIRCHVYDKEANIRGSCTTKVVLLYPEEGHVEMDPDAIWTGFITVVKGAVQDAGIQMHQIEALGISTQRGTFTTWDRRTAVPFHNFISWQDQRAAELVKSWNRSCTMKAIHGVMKVVYFLTRQKRSLAASLIVFSTQHITFRLVWALKHYKQVRQAIDEGNCCFGTIDTWLLFRLTKGRVHATDYSNASSTGIFDTYQMCWSGFLCSLVSLPLSIFPKVENTGHDFGSTDPSIFGLSIPIMSVMADQQAAMFGECCFNVGDVKITMGTGTFMDINTGNKPHTSVAGLYPLVGWKIGSEVVYLAEGNAADTGTAIKWAQELELFSDVQDTSDMAYSVSDADGVCFVPSFSGLQAPLNDPKACASLMGLKPSTTKSHLVRAILESVAFRNRQLYETMLRETRIPITNIRVDGGVSSNNFVMQLTADLFGRKIARPQHQEMSCLGAAFVAGLGVGFWRSREELKKLQSTDEVFLPRGAAKEGAASLSRDYVHVLQCWERALRRSMNWYSKP, encoded by the exons ATGGGCAGTCAACGGAACGGTTATAAGAAGGAACGCTTCATTCTGTCGGTTGACATCGGTACATCATCAATCAGATGTCACGTTTATGACAAGGAAGCAAACATAAGAGGATCATGCACCACAAAG GTTGTTCTCCTGTATCCGGAGGAGGGGCATGTGGAGATGGACCCAGATGCTATATGGACTGGATTTATCACTGTAGTCAAGGGAGCTGTACAAG ATGCAGGGATACAAATGCACCAGATAGAGGCTCTTGGCATCTCGACTCAAAGAGGCACCTTCACAACATGGGACAG GAGAACTGCAGTTCCCTTCCATAACTTCATCAGCTGGCAGGATCAGAGGGCTGCAGAGCTTGTGAAGTCCTGGAACAGATCCTGCACCATGAAG GCAATCCATGGCGTGATGAAGGTGGTTTACTTCCTGACCAGGCAGAAGCGGTCCCTTGCAGCAAGTCTTATTGTCTTCTCCACCCAACACATAACTTTTCGCCTCGTCTGGGCCCTAAAACATTACAAGCAG GTTCGTCAAGCAATAGATGAAGGAAACTGCTGCTTTGGTACAATAGACACCTGGCTCCTGTTCAGACTAACAAAAG GACGCGTCCATGCCACAGACTACTCTAATGCCAGTTCAACTGGGATTTTTGACACCTATCAG ATGTGTTGGAGTggctttctctgctctcttgtgtctctgcctctctctatTTTTCCCAAAGTAGAAAATACAGG CCATGACTTTGGTTCCACAGATCCATCCATCTTCGGATTATCCATTCCCATCATGTCAGTG ATGGCAGATCagcaggcagccatgtttggaGAATGCTGCTTCAATGTTGGTGATGTGAAGATCACCATGGGAACAGGGACCTTTATGGACATCAACACTGGGAACAAGCCACATACATCAGTTGCAG GTCTGTATCCTCTTGTGGGATGGAAGATCGGCTCAGAGGTGGTGTACCTGGCAGAGGGCAATGCAGCAGACACAGGCACTGCCATCAAATGGGCACAGGAGCTAG agCTCTTCTCAGATGTCCAAGACACCAGCGACATGGCTTACAGTGTCAGTGATGCAGATGGAGTGTGTTTTGTCCCTTCTTTTAGTGGCCTGCAG GCTCCTCTGAATGATCCCAAAGCTTGTGCTTCACTCATGGGCCTCAAACCTTCCACCACCAAAAGCCATCTGGTCCGTGCCATTCTGGAGTCTGTTGCCTTCAG AAACAGGCAACTGTATGAGACAATGCTGAGGGAGACTCGCATTCCTATCACAAACATCAG GGTGGACGGTGGTGTTTCCTCTAACAACTTTGTCatgcagctgactgcagaccTGTTTGGTAGGAAGATAGCCAGACCACAACACCAAGAGATGTCATGTCTAGGTGCTGCCTTTGTCGCTGGACTCGGAGTGG GCTTCTGGAGGAGCCGTGAAGAGCTGAAAAAGCTCCAGAGTACTGATGAGGTGTTCTTACCCCGAGGGGCAGCCAAAGAGGGTGCTGCAAGCTTGAGCCGGGACTACGTCCATGTCCTCCAGTGCTGGGAGAGAGCTCTGCGCCGCTCCATGAACTGGTACAGCAAGCCTTGA